In Pectobacterium aroidearum, the following are encoded in one genomic region:
- the xseA gene encoding exodeoxyribonuclease VII large subunit: MSQFPSSAIFTVSRLNQTVRQLLEMEMGQIWLSGEISNLSQPSSGHWYFTLKDERAQVRCAMFRTSNRRVTFRPQNGQQVLIRATITLYEPRGDYQLLAESMQPAGDGLLQQQFEQLKQKLAAEGLFDQQFKQVLPSPAKQVGVITSASGAALHDILQVLQRRDPSLPVIVYPTSVQGADAPLQIVRAIELANQREECDVLIVGRGGGSLEDLWSFNDERVARAIFASHIPIVSAVGHETDVTIADFVGDLRAPTPSAAAELVSRNQLELLRQIQSQRQRLEMAMDYYLAQRNREFTRLHHRLQQQHPQLRLARQQAQLVKLRQRLDDAMQQQLRQTLRRSERLQQRLMQQQPQTRIHRAQQRLQQLSYQMQSAVERQLNQNKQKLGIACSRLEGVSPLATLARGYNVTTAPDGNVLKNVTQITPGETLKTRLQDGWVESQVTTLVPNPSSVKKRRKPSSQS; this comes from the coding sequence ATGTCTCAATTTCCCTCCTCTGCAATTTTTACCGTTAGCCGACTGAATCAGACGGTTAGACAACTGTTGGAAATGGAAATGGGCCAGATTTGGCTCTCCGGTGAAATCTCCAACCTCTCTCAGCCCTCATCCGGCCATTGGTATTTCACGCTGAAAGATGAACGTGCGCAGGTGCGCTGCGCGATGTTCCGTACCAGTAACCGCAGGGTGACATTCCGTCCACAAAACGGCCAGCAGGTGCTGATTCGGGCCACCATTACGCTGTATGAACCCCGCGGCGACTATCAGCTGTTGGCGGAAAGTATGCAGCCTGCCGGTGACGGTCTGTTGCAGCAACAGTTTGAACAGCTCAAACAGAAACTCGCCGCCGAAGGGCTGTTTGATCAGCAGTTTAAGCAGGTGCTCCCCTCTCCCGCCAAACAGGTCGGCGTGATTACGTCAGCCAGCGGTGCCGCCCTGCACGATATCTTGCAGGTATTGCAGCGCCGTGACCCGTCGCTGCCGGTGATCGTGTATCCCACGTCGGTGCAAGGCGCAGACGCACCGCTACAGATTGTTCGCGCTATTGAGCTGGCTAACCAGAGAGAAGAGTGTGACGTGTTAATCGTCGGGCGCGGCGGCGGTTCGCTGGAAGATCTGTGGAGCTTTAATGATGAACGGGTGGCTCGAGCCATCTTTGCCAGCCATATTCCTATCGTCAGCGCCGTCGGCCATGAAACCGATGTCACCATCGCCGATTTCGTCGGTGACCTGCGAGCCCCCACGCCGTCCGCCGCTGCCGAGTTAGTGAGTCGTAACCAACTTGAACTGTTGCGCCAGATTCAGTCCCAGCGCCAGCGGCTGGAAATGGCGATGGATTATTACCTTGCCCAGCGCAACCGGGAATTTACTCGTCTGCACCACCGCTTGCAGCAACAACATCCACAACTGCGGCTGGCGCGTCAGCAGGCACAGCTGGTCAAACTGCGCCAACGGCTGGATGACGCCATGCAGCAGCAGCTTCGGCAAACCTTACGCCGAAGTGAACGCTTACAACAGCGCCTAATGCAACAGCAGCCGCAGACTCGCATCCATCGTGCGCAACAGCGCTTACAGCAGTTGAGCTATCAGATGCAGAGTGCAGTGGAACGCCAGTTAAATCAGAACAAGCAGAAGCTAGGTATCGCCTGTTCACGGCTGGAAGGCGTTAGCCCGCTGGCGACGCTGGCGCGCGGCTATAACGTCACCACCGCCCCCGACGGTAATGTACTGAAAAACGTCACGCAAATTACCCCCGGTGAAACGCTGAAAACCCGTTTGCAGGACGGTTGGGTAGAAAGTCAGGTCACGACGCTGGTGCCGAACCCAAGTTCTGTGAAAAAGCGGCGAAAACCCTCATCTCAGTCATAA